A genomic region of Metopolophium dirhodum isolate CAU chromosome 1, ASM1992520v1, whole genome shotgun sequence contains the following coding sequences:
- the LOC132934004 gene encoding rho GTPase-activating protein 190 isoform X1, producing MAKKNDTSRWINVSVVGLSGTEKEKGAVGIGKSCLCNRFMRFFADDFNVDHISVLSQSDFSGRVVNNDHFLYWGDVTKTSEEGIDFTFQVIEQTEFIDDSSFQPFKGGKMDPYTKRCAATKITSAEKLMYICKNQLGIEKEYEQKVLPDGKFSVDGFLCVFDVSVVPSRSIEKQLEAVTNILINVIKTKKPVVLVTTKNDEFNEAYVREVEKLVSRKEFKGAIPIVETSAHQNINVDTAFIALAHLIDRFKGRTKIVPYLESVRMRKEVLENTTDAYQTLIQSQVTDYRALWSQTSKKISKCDEYIKYRDIFGSDKAQRLFRRHVKMLKDEQVSKRVQNYMEMLPDILQELVPEISTLKDGDWPTVQKHIKDHPDFNHYFYKCPDDIPWTECELELQEEGGERDEKRIPCDVLETGEAESVFKNHANNLQLEQNRQEWKKQFKQLLQDAGYVTPGKPMSEVRVLFMGRECFEALSHDDCQYIYDKHQKSIIEKAKHNFQELLLEHADLFYHFKSIAPTGTITQDDIKEITDDLKEDSRYKALDRLDQDRKLMLFQHLGFVHCPIREHCPAFPNCMDALIEKLLSDRVQKPTSGNNKQWMIKSDNNLHLVILGSNGLADEFSTKLKAQCDNKEYELDNQIYKLKYRVINGDVNLSQNSFQTPDFKPNGCVCVYSNSESFEYIRDSLEKTLLSNLEKDDKLPFEGLPIILLYISESGIGQKDLTLQKEGQSLADSLQCPFIDMPVEDGDTSMFDADLISNAMKLLVESITHRIGFLNEYQSIMDPSDPDIRIIMCMFCDDPYSVESILAPLLSHQCCYLSGDRSIILETFLGASKRKVEVIMSSYHGANAFREELVHGFILSYYAKRKASLATLNGFSCSSFSTNTPNLPIQIMAVTEPVGTNSFLNDISQQLLNDGSSIADRLKAQFVTIINSSMHKSSFYTPFFKDVWEKKSEIEQAFHMEEPTNYRKINPLSKIEYSKMNLSSHDGSSNNVYGRLPCGITQDDDSYSLTHSRENLMSPSDDSDTFSPVDNMLHVTNNNLDKQQGGGITGFQVFPRPTTPPEPAPPDHAGLGINNNSQMIASNSSLDEITSDVSGSRESLATHDSGWVDDSVFMQCAPNNESLWINNYSKHAFTTGRHMSKSRIKNSNHTMKQPGKLNMKDYTLVTDAISRMNLISGKEQYNRPYNSGNSSYNCAPLATPENVDLGSEYAQVKDAMPGHYPFDGDYSYTLVQDNLAASSKHKLRHRREKGRPNYSDSDSDWSSMERREPLYNSSNDTFSKLSRRSATQKRSKKKRTAIPVATPKVPSFNISSNGCSMNFNSLSGQLGTFYSEDASSEIKNANNIPTPHHQPNSDSSTDNSDDKPNVWVHPSVRLMEKRSLRYKRKQMVAPQPPVIPSGALSNKDCHNIAESETMYSTRPSHMHDMSYNFDEESSLDVSSPRCLNSPSAIGNLKGKEDDKSIRRKEKQRAKEEIKLEKRRLKEEKLRKIAEEREKKKKSKVKTSGSPMTHQPTLENFVQSENNVIPLLLEKCVKFIEVEGLDSEGLYRVPGNRSHVELLFQRFEDDNDINVTNLDIPVNAVATALKDFFSKKLPPLFTEDLMDELEDLSDFFVSVKADRSCRLMALRNLLKKLPNVNFEILKFIFRHFVRVAENCKANSMDSKNIAICWWPTLLPIEFNDMGRFEQLRPHLEDTVQTMIDQYPFLFCGKDAFVMV from the exons GAGGCAAAATGGATCCATATACCAAACGCTGTGCAGCCACTAAAATTACATCAGctgaaaaattaatgtatatatgtaaaaatCAATTAG GCATTGAAAAAGAGTATGAACAAAAAGTGTTACCTGATGGTAAATTCAGCGTTGATGGTTTTCTTTGTGTGTTTGATGTCAGTGTAGTACCTAGTCGTAGTATAGAAAAACAATTAGAAGCTGTgaccaatattttaatcaatgtaattaaaacaaaaaaacccgtGGTATTAGTAACTACAaaaaatgatgaatttaatgaaGCGTATGTTCGAGAAGTTGAAAAACTTGTATCCCGTAAAGAATTTAAGGGAGCTATACCAATTGTTGAAACATCGGCTCATCAGAATATTAATGTTGATACAGCTTTCATTGCATTAGCTCATCTAATTGATAGATTTAAAGGTCGTACAAAAATAGTTCCTTATTTGGAATCTGTTCGTATGAGAAAAGAAGTTTTAGAAAATACTACTGATGCATACCAGACATTGATACAATCACAA gtcACTGATTACCGTGCATTATGGAGTCAAACTTCAAAAAAGATTTCAAAATGTGATGAGTATATTAAGTACAGAGACATATTTGGATCAGATAAAGCACAAAGACTTTTTAGGAGACatgttaaaatgttgaaagATGAACAAGTATCTAAAAGAGTACAAAACTACATGGAAATGTTGCCTGATATATTACAAGAATTAGTACCTGAAATTTCTACTTTGAAAGAtgg TGATTGGCCTACTGTTCAAAAACACATCAAAGATCATCCAGAtttcaatcattatttttataaatgcccTGATGATATACCGTGGACAGAATGTGAGTTAGAGTTACAAGAAGAAGGCGGTGAAAGGGACGAGAAAAGAATTCCTTGTGATGTCTTAGAAACTGGAGAAGCTgaatcagtatttaaaaatcatgCTAATAATTTACAACTGGAACAAAATCGCCAGGA atggaaaaaacaattcaaacaaCTGTTACAAGATGCTGGTTATGTAACCCCTGGTAAACCGATGTCTGAAGTTAGAGTGCTTTTTATGGGCCGTGAGTGCTTTGAAGCATTATCACATGATGATTgccaatatatttatgataaacacCAAAAAAGTATTATTGAAAAAGCTAAACACAATTTTCAG GAGTTATTACTAGAACATGCAGatctattttatcatttcaaaaGTATAGCACCCACGGGAACCATTACTCAAGATGATATAAAAGAAATTACTGATGATTTAAAAGAAGATTCTAG gtataAAGCTTTAGACAGGCTGGACCAAGATAGAAAGCTCATGCTTTTCCAACATCTGGGTTTTGTACATTGTCCAATAAGAGAACACTGTCCAGCTTTTCCTAATTGTATGGATGCATTAATTGAAAAGCTTTTAAGCGATAGAGTTCAAaa acctACATCGGGAAATAATAAGCAATGGATGATAAAGTCtgacaataatttacatttagtaaTATTAGGATCTAATGGTTTGGCAGATGAATTCTCTACTAAGTTAAAa gCACAGTGTGATAATAAAGAATATGAATTAGACAACCAAATATATAAACTGAAATATCGAGTCATTAATGGGGATGTAAATCTATCGCAAAACTCATTCCAAACACCTGATTTTAAACCCAatg GCTGTGTTTgtgtttattcaaattctgaatcATTTGAGTATATTCGAGATAGTCTTGAAAAGACATTACTATCCAATTTAGAGAAGGATGACAAATTACCATTTGAAGGATTGcctataattttactatacataagTGAATCTGGTATTGGACAGAAAGATTTAACACTGCAAAAAGAAGGCCAAAGTTTAGCTGACAG TTTACAATGTCCATTTATTGACATGCCTGTGGAAGATGGAGATACATCAATGTTTGATGCAGATTTAATTTCTAATGCAATGAAACTGCTTGTCGAAAGTATAACTCACCGAATtggatttttaaatgaatatcaATCCATTATGGACCCATCAGATCCAGACATAcg GATTATTATGTGCATGTTTTGTGATGATCCATATTCTGTTGAAAGTATATTGGCACCTTTGCTAAGTCATCAATGTTGTTATTTAAGTGGAGATAGAAGTATCATTTTAGAAACATTTCTTGGAGCTTCAAAGCGTAAAGTAGAAGTGATAATGTCCTCCTACCATGGTGCAAATGCTTTCCGCGAGGAATTAGTACATgggtttattttatcatattatgctaAACGAAAAGCCTCACTAGCTACActgaa CGGGTTTTCTTGCAGTTCATTCTCTACCAATACTCCAAATTTACCTATCCAAATAATGGCTGTTACTGAACCAGTAGGAACTAATTCATTTCTTAATGATATTAGTCAACAATTACTTAATGATGGTAGTTCTATTGCTGACCGATTAAAAGCACAAtttgttacaattattaattcttCGATGCATAAAA gttCATTTTACACTCCTTTTTTCAAAGATGTTTgggaaaaaaaatcagaaattgaACAAGCTTTCCACATGGAAGAACCaacaaattatagaaaaataaatcctTTATCTAAAATAGAATATTCTAAAATGAATCTCTCTTCACATGATGG AAGTAGTAATAATGTATATGGACGGTTGCCTTGTGGAATAACTCAGGATGATGATAGTTATTCTTTAACACATTCACGGGAAAATCTTATGAGTCCAAGTGATGATAGTGATACGTTTTCACCAGTAGACAACATGCTTCATGTcaccaataataatttagataaacaaCAAG GTGGTGGTATTACAGGCTTTCAGGTGTTTCCTCGACCTACAACACCACCTGAACCCGCACCACCAGACCACGCCGGACTTGGTATCAACAACAATTCACAGATGATTGCTTCAAACTCCAGTCTTGATGAAATCAcat CAGATGTTAGTGGATCGAGAGAGTCATTAGCGACACATGACTCAG gaTGGGTTGATGATTCTGTATTTATGCAATGTGCTCCAAATAACGAAAGTCTatggataaataattattctaaacaTGCTTTCACTACTGGACGTCATATGTCCAAGTCTCGGATTAAAAATAGCAACCATACTATGaag CAACCtggtaaattaaatatgaaagaTTATACGCTAGTCACAGATGCCATCTCAAGAATGAATCTCATAAGTGGTAAAGAGCAATACAATCGACCATATAATAGTGGCAATTCGTCTTATAACTGTGCACCGTTAGCAACACCAGAAAATGTAGATTTGGGTTCTGAATATGCTCAG gtTAAAGATGCAATGCCTGGACATTATCCATTTGATGGAGACTATTCATATACATTGGTTCAAGATAACCTAGCTGCATCAAGTAAACATAAGTTGAGGCACCGTAGAGAAAAAGGAAGGCCAA attactCAGACTCTGATAGTGATTGGAGTTCAATGGAAAGACGTGAACCATTATATAATTCATCCAATgacacattttcaaaattatctcGTAGATCAGCTACTCAAAAACGTTCTAAGAAAAAGAGAACTGCTATTCCTGTTGCTACACCCAAAGTTCCATCGTTTAATATATCTTCTAATGGATGTAGTATGAATTTTAATTCTCTGTCAGGACAACTAGGTACTTTTTACTCAGAAGATGCTAgtagtgaaattaaaaatg ctaatAACATACCAACACCCCACCATCAACCCAATTCAGATTCATCAACTGATAATTCTGATGATAAACCTAATGTTTGGGTTCATCCCTCAGTTAGATTAATGGAAAAAAGATCTTTACGATATAAACGTAAACAAATGGTTGCTCCACAACCTCCAGTTATACCATCTGGTGCTCTTAGTAATAAAGATTGTCATAACATAGCTGAAAGTGAAACTATGTATTCTACTAGAC cttctCACATGCATGACATGAGTTACAATTTTGATGAGGAATCTAGTTTGGATGTATCATCACCAAGATGTTTGAACTCTCCAtca GCAATCGGCAATTTAAAAGGAAAAGAAGATGATAAGTCCATTAGGAGAAAAGAAAAACAAAGAGCTAAAGAAGAGATCAAGTTGGAAAAAAGAAgattaaaagaagaaaaattaaggaaaattgCAGAAGAGAgagaaaagaaaaagaaaagcAAAGTTAAAACTAGTGGTTCACCAATGACACATCAACCAACATTAGAAAATTTTGTCCAGTCTGAAAACAATGTCATTCCATTATTGTTAGAAAAATGTGTCAAATTTATTGAAGTTGAAGGATTGGATTCTGAAGGTCTTTATAGAGTACCAGGAAATCGATCTCATGTTGAACTTCTATTTCAAAGATTTGAAGATG ataatGATATAAATGTTACAAATCTTGACATACCTGTTAATGCTGTTGCGACTGCACTAAAAgattttttctcaaaaaaattACCACCATTGTTTACTGAAGACTTAATGGATGAGTTAGAAGATTTATCAG atttttttgtttcagttaAAGCTGATAGAAGTTGCCGTTTGATGGCACTTCGGAACCTTTTGAAAAAATTACCAAACGTGAACTTCGAAATcctgaaatttatatttcgtCATTTTGTGAG GGTGGCTGAAAACTGTAAAGCTAACAGCATGGACTCAAAAAATATAGCTATATGTTGGTGGCCTACTCTGTTACCTATTGAGTTCAACGATATGGGACGGTTTGAACAATTACGACCCCACTTAGAAGACACTGTGCAGACAATGATTGACCAGTATCCGTTTTTATTTTGTGGCAAAGACGCGTTTGTCATGGTATGA
- the LOC132934004 gene encoding rho GTPase-activating protein 190 isoform X4 — translation MAKKNDTSRWINVSVVGLSGTEKEKGAVGIGKSCLCNRFMRFFADDFNVDHISVLSQSDFSGRVVNNDHFLYWGDVTKTSEEGIDFTFQVIEQTEFIDDSSFQPFKGGKMDPYTKRCAATKITSAEKLMYICKNQLGIEKEYEQKVLPDGKFSVDGFLCVFDVSVVPSRSIEKQLEAVTNILINVIKTKKPVVLVTTKNDEFNEAYVREVEKLVSRKEFKGAIPIVETSAHQNINVDTAFIALAHLIDRFKGRTKIVPYLESVRMRKEVLENTTDAYQTLIQSQVTDYRALWSQTSKKISKCDEYIKYRDIFGSDKAQRLFRRHVKMLKDEQVSKRVQNYMEMLPDILQELVPEISTLKDGDWPTVQKHIKDHPDFNHYFYKCPDDIPWTECELELQEEGGERDEKRIPCDVLETGEAESVFKNHANNLQLEQNRQEWKKQFKQLLQDAGYVTPGKPMSEVRVLFMGRECFEALSHDDCQYIYDKHQKSIIEKAKHNFQELLLEHADLFYHFKSIAPTGTITQDDIKEITDDLKEDSRYKALDRLDQDRKLMLFQHLGFVHCPIREHCPAFPNCMDALIEKLLSDRVQKPTSGNNKQWMIKSDNNLHLVILGSNGLADEFSTKLKAQCDNKEYELDNQIYKLKYRVINGDVNLSQNSFQTPDFKPNGCVCVYSNSESFEYIRDSLEKTLLSNLEKDDKLPFEGLPIILLYISESGIGQKDLTLQKEGQSLADSLQCPFIDMPVEDGDTSMFDADLISNAMKLLVESITHRIGFLNEYQSIMDPSDPDIRIIMCMFCDDPYSVESILAPLLSHQCCYLSGDRSIILETFLGASKRKVEVIMSSYHGANAFREELVHGFILSYYAKRKASLATLNGFSCSSFSTNTPNLPIQIMAVTEPVGTNSFLNDISQQLLNDGSSIADRLKAQFVTIINSSMHKSSFYTPFFKDVWEKKSEIEQAFHMEEPTNYRKINPLSKIEYSKMNLSSHDGSSNNVYGRLPCGITQDDDSYSLTHSRENLMSPSDDSDTFSPVDNMLHVTNNNLDKQQGGGITGFQVFPRPTTPPEPAPPDHAGLGINNNSQMIASNSSLDEITSDVSGSRESLATHDSGWVDDSVFMQCAPNNESLWINNYSKHAFTTGRHMSKSRIKNSNHTMKQPGKLNMKDYTLVTDAISRMNLISGKEQYNRPYNSGNSSYNCAPLATPENVDLGSEYAQVKDAMPGHYPFDGDYSYTLVQDNLAASSKHKLRHRREKGRPNYSDSDSDWSSMERREPLYNSSNDTFSKLSRRSATQKRSKKKRTAIPVATPKVPSFNISSNGCSMNFNSLSGQLANNIPTPHHQPNSDSSTDNSDDKPNVWVHPSVRLMEKRSLRYKRKQMVAPQPPVIPSGALSNKDCHNIAESETMYSTRPSHMHDMSYNFDEESSLDVSSPRCLNSPSAIGNLKGKEDDKSIRRKEKQRAKEEIKLEKRRLKEEKLRKIAEEREKKKKSKVKTSGSPMTHQPTLENFVQSENNVIPLLLEKCVKFIEVEGLDSEGLYRVPGNRSHVELLFQRFEDDNDINVTNLDIPVNAVATALKDFFSKKLPPLFTEDLMDELEDLSDFFVSVKADRSCRLMALRNLLKKLPNVNFEILKFIFRHFVRVAENCKANSMDSKNIAICWWPTLLPIEFNDMGRFEQLRPHLEDTVQTMIDQYPFLFCGKDAFVMV, via the exons GAGGCAAAATGGATCCATATACCAAACGCTGTGCAGCCACTAAAATTACATCAGctgaaaaattaatgtatatatgtaaaaatCAATTAG GCATTGAAAAAGAGTATGAACAAAAAGTGTTACCTGATGGTAAATTCAGCGTTGATGGTTTTCTTTGTGTGTTTGATGTCAGTGTAGTACCTAGTCGTAGTATAGAAAAACAATTAGAAGCTGTgaccaatattttaatcaatgtaattaaaacaaaaaaacccgtGGTATTAGTAACTACAaaaaatgatgaatttaatgaaGCGTATGTTCGAGAAGTTGAAAAACTTGTATCCCGTAAAGAATTTAAGGGAGCTATACCAATTGTTGAAACATCGGCTCATCAGAATATTAATGTTGATACAGCTTTCATTGCATTAGCTCATCTAATTGATAGATTTAAAGGTCGTACAAAAATAGTTCCTTATTTGGAATCTGTTCGTATGAGAAAAGAAGTTTTAGAAAATACTACTGATGCATACCAGACATTGATACAATCACAA gtcACTGATTACCGTGCATTATGGAGTCAAACTTCAAAAAAGATTTCAAAATGTGATGAGTATATTAAGTACAGAGACATATTTGGATCAGATAAAGCACAAAGACTTTTTAGGAGACatgttaaaatgttgaaagATGAACAAGTATCTAAAAGAGTACAAAACTACATGGAAATGTTGCCTGATATATTACAAGAATTAGTACCTGAAATTTCTACTTTGAAAGAtgg TGATTGGCCTACTGTTCAAAAACACATCAAAGATCATCCAGAtttcaatcattatttttataaatgcccTGATGATATACCGTGGACAGAATGTGAGTTAGAGTTACAAGAAGAAGGCGGTGAAAGGGACGAGAAAAGAATTCCTTGTGATGTCTTAGAAACTGGAGAAGCTgaatcagtatttaaaaatcatgCTAATAATTTACAACTGGAACAAAATCGCCAGGA atggaaaaaacaattcaaacaaCTGTTACAAGATGCTGGTTATGTAACCCCTGGTAAACCGATGTCTGAAGTTAGAGTGCTTTTTATGGGCCGTGAGTGCTTTGAAGCATTATCACATGATGATTgccaatatatttatgataaacacCAAAAAAGTATTATTGAAAAAGCTAAACACAATTTTCAG GAGTTATTACTAGAACATGCAGatctattttatcatttcaaaaGTATAGCACCCACGGGAACCATTACTCAAGATGATATAAAAGAAATTACTGATGATTTAAAAGAAGATTCTAG gtataAAGCTTTAGACAGGCTGGACCAAGATAGAAAGCTCATGCTTTTCCAACATCTGGGTTTTGTACATTGTCCAATAAGAGAACACTGTCCAGCTTTTCCTAATTGTATGGATGCATTAATTGAAAAGCTTTTAAGCGATAGAGTTCAAaa acctACATCGGGAAATAATAAGCAATGGATGATAAAGTCtgacaataatttacatttagtaaTATTAGGATCTAATGGTTTGGCAGATGAATTCTCTACTAAGTTAAAa gCACAGTGTGATAATAAAGAATATGAATTAGACAACCAAATATATAAACTGAAATATCGAGTCATTAATGGGGATGTAAATCTATCGCAAAACTCATTCCAAACACCTGATTTTAAACCCAatg GCTGTGTTTgtgtttattcaaattctgaatcATTTGAGTATATTCGAGATAGTCTTGAAAAGACATTACTATCCAATTTAGAGAAGGATGACAAATTACCATTTGAAGGATTGcctataattttactatacataagTGAATCTGGTATTGGACAGAAAGATTTAACACTGCAAAAAGAAGGCCAAAGTTTAGCTGACAG TTTACAATGTCCATTTATTGACATGCCTGTGGAAGATGGAGATACATCAATGTTTGATGCAGATTTAATTTCTAATGCAATGAAACTGCTTGTCGAAAGTATAACTCACCGAATtggatttttaaatgaatatcaATCCATTATGGACCCATCAGATCCAGACATAcg GATTATTATGTGCATGTTTTGTGATGATCCATATTCTGTTGAAAGTATATTGGCACCTTTGCTAAGTCATCAATGTTGTTATTTAAGTGGAGATAGAAGTATCATTTTAGAAACATTTCTTGGAGCTTCAAAGCGTAAAGTAGAAGTGATAATGTCCTCCTACCATGGTGCAAATGCTTTCCGCGAGGAATTAGTACATgggtttattttatcatattatgctaAACGAAAAGCCTCACTAGCTACActgaa CGGGTTTTCTTGCAGTTCATTCTCTACCAATACTCCAAATTTACCTATCCAAATAATGGCTGTTACTGAACCAGTAGGAACTAATTCATTTCTTAATGATATTAGTCAACAATTACTTAATGATGGTAGTTCTATTGCTGACCGATTAAAAGCACAAtttgttacaattattaattcttCGATGCATAAAA gttCATTTTACACTCCTTTTTTCAAAGATGTTTgggaaaaaaaatcagaaattgaACAAGCTTTCCACATGGAAGAACCaacaaattatagaaaaataaatcctTTATCTAAAATAGAATATTCTAAAATGAATCTCTCTTCACATGATGG AAGTAGTAATAATGTATATGGACGGTTGCCTTGTGGAATAACTCAGGATGATGATAGTTATTCTTTAACACATTCACGGGAAAATCTTATGAGTCCAAGTGATGATAGTGATACGTTTTCACCAGTAGACAACATGCTTCATGTcaccaataataatttagataaacaaCAAG GTGGTGGTATTACAGGCTTTCAGGTGTTTCCTCGACCTACAACACCACCTGAACCCGCACCACCAGACCACGCCGGACTTGGTATCAACAACAATTCACAGATGATTGCTTCAAACTCCAGTCTTGATGAAATCAcat CAGATGTTAGTGGATCGAGAGAGTCATTAGCGACACATGACTCAG gaTGGGTTGATGATTCTGTATTTATGCAATGTGCTCCAAATAACGAAAGTCTatggataaataattattctaaacaTGCTTTCACTACTGGACGTCATATGTCCAAGTCTCGGATTAAAAATAGCAACCATACTATGaag CAACCtggtaaattaaatatgaaagaTTATACGCTAGTCACAGATGCCATCTCAAGAATGAATCTCATAAGTGGTAAAGAGCAATACAATCGACCATATAATAGTGGCAATTCGTCTTATAACTGTGCACCGTTAGCAACACCAGAAAATGTAGATTTGGGTTCTGAATATGCTCAG gtTAAAGATGCAATGCCTGGACATTATCCATTTGATGGAGACTATTCATATACATTGGTTCAAGATAACCTAGCTGCATCAAGTAAACATAAGTTGAGGCACCGTAGAGAAAAAGGAAGGCCAA attactCAGACTCTGATAGTGATTGGAGTTCAATGGAAAGACGTGAACCATTATATAATTCATCCAATgacacattttcaaaattatctcGTAGATCAGCTACTCAAAAACGTTCTAAGAAAAAGAGAACTGCTATTCCTGTTGCTACACCCAAAGTTCCATCGTTTAATATATCTTCTAATGGATGTAGTATGAATTTTAATTCTCTGTCAGGACAACTAG ctaatAACATACCAACACCCCACCATCAACCCAATTCAGATTCATCAACTGATAATTCTGATGATAAACCTAATGTTTGGGTTCATCCCTCAGTTAGATTAATGGAAAAAAGATCTTTACGATATAAACGTAAACAAATGGTTGCTCCACAACCTCCAGTTATACCATCTGGTGCTCTTAGTAATAAAGATTGTCATAACATAGCTGAAAGTGAAACTATGTATTCTACTAGAC cttctCACATGCATGACATGAGTTACAATTTTGATGAGGAATCTAGTTTGGATGTATCATCACCAAGATGTTTGAACTCTCCAtca GCAATCGGCAATTTAAAAGGAAAAGAAGATGATAAGTCCATTAGGAGAAAAGAAAAACAAAGAGCTAAAGAAGAGATCAAGTTGGAAAAAAGAAgattaaaagaagaaaaattaaggaaaattgCAGAAGAGAgagaaaagaaaaagaaaagcAAAGTTAAAACTAGTGGTTCACCAATGACACATCAACCAACATTAGAAAATTTTGTCCAGTCTGAAAACAATGTCATTCCATTATTGTTAGAAAAATGTGTCAAATTTATTGAAGTTGAAGGATTGGATTCTGAAGGTCTTTATAGAGTACCAGGAAATCGATCTCATGTTGAACTTCTATTTCAAAGATTTGAAGATG ataatGATATAAATGTTACAAATCTTGACATACCTGTTAATGCTGTTGCGACTGCACTAAAAgattttttctcaaaaaaattACCACCATTGTTTACTGAAGACTTAATGGATGAGTTAGAAGATTTATCAG atttttttgtttcagttaAAGCTGATAGAAGTTGCCGTTTGATGGCACTTCGGAACCTTTTGAAAAAATTACCAAACGTGAACTTCGAAATcctgaaatttatatttcgtCATTTTGTGAG GGTGGCTGAAAACTGTAAAGCTAACAGCATGGACTCAAAAAATATAGCTATATGTTGGTGGCCTACTCTGTTACCTATTGAGTTCAACGATATGGGACGGTTTGAACAATTACGACCCCACTTAGAAGACACTGTGCAGACAATGATTGACCAGTATCCGTTTTTATTTTGTGGCAAAGACGCGTTTGTCATGGTATGA